CAAGAGCTATAAATTCCTGAATAACACGCAGCAGATGGCGATAGCTAACCCCAAAAGAGTCAGCCAAGGTGCCTAATTCTAATTGGAAAATCCCATCTTTTTGAATAGATAGAATATGACTGGCTAAACGTTCTTTGACTGTATAAGAGAGATTGGTTGAAGCCTTAATATTTTGTTGGTAGAGTGAATACGCTAAGCCTTGTCCCAATTTAAGAAGAAAAAGAGGATCTTTTAAGAGTAATTCTTTATTGCTTTTTAGCGGCAATTGGACAACCCAAGATTTTTCAAGAGCCACTACTGAAGAAACGATTCCTTGATTTGTTAGCAGTTCAATATCTCCAATAATGGTAGGTTTTTCCTGAATATTAAGAATATGTTCCTTGCCATTAAACAGCCGCCGGACAATCTTGATTTTACCCTTGACAAAATAAGAAAGAGCCTGTAATTCTTCTCCCTGCTGACAAATGGCTTGGCCAGCTGAAAAAGAAATCATTTGCAGTTTATCAAAGTAATGGGCAGGAAAAATCTTTTCTAACTGATACTTTTGAATCCATTCTTTTTTGGGAGCCACAAGTTTCCTCTTCGTCATTTATGACATATGTCATATTTTTCTTTGTTAAATTTGATTATACTCTCTTTATCAGAAAAAACAAGTTTTGTGTTTAAGGAGTTGTTATGAAAGCGTTCATGGAGAAATTTAGTCTCTTATCCTTATCGTTAATGCTGGTGTCCACTTTTGCCGTTTCACCGGCACTTCCTAAGATGCTTTCTTTTTATCAAACACGCGGTTACAGTAATGCTCAAGTTGAATTGCTGCTTTCTTTATCTTCTTTTGCTATATTAGCGGTCTTACTGCTGAATCCTTGGATCAATCTATGGCTGTCGGAACGCTGGTCTATTATTTTAGGCTTGCTTTTGCTTTCTATAGGCGGTATTTTACCCGTTTTTCTGCAGTTTTATCCTTTAGTTTTCCTGTCGCGTTTACTTTTAGGTTTGGGAATAGGTCTTATTAATGCGCGAGCGATTAGTATGATTAGCGAACGTTTTTCAGGCAAAATCAGAGTTCAAATGTTAGGATTAAGAGGTTCGGCAGAAGTTCTAGGATCAGCTATTTTAACCTTTTTAGCAGGGCAGTGGCTGAATGTTTCCTGGTCTTTTGCTTTTTTAATTTATGGATTTGGCTTTCTTATTTTATTATGCTACCTCTTATTTGTGCCAGCAGCTAAAGAAAAAAGAGAGAGTTCCCAAAAGCAGATGTATTCAACTGCTTCTAAGAATCATTTTACCTTCCGTCAGCTCCTTTATATTTTTGGTTTGGCTCTCTATGCTGGTTTTGTTATTTTGGTTAATTCTGCTAATACCCTACGGATTCCTCTTGTTGTGGAGAAGTTACATTTGGCAACAGCCAGTCAAGCCAGTTTCATTTTAAGTCTGATGATGTTGATGGGCATTTTGGCCGGCACACTTTTTAGTTTTTTGCTAGCTTTATTTAAAGATTACCTAATGCCGCTAGTTGTATTCGTTTTGGGTTTGGGTATGCTGATACTTTGGCAGGCTAATCATTTATGGCTTTTAAGCCTTGGAGCTTTGGTGACCGGTTTTGTATACAGTTTAGGCGTTACCTTGGTTTTCCATCTTCTTTCAGAACATATGCATAGGAAACAGTTGACAACGGCGACAACCTTGATTTTGATTGGCTGTAATTTAGGCGGCGGCTGTGCTTCTTTTGTCCTGCAGCTGTTTGCATGTATTAATTCAGATGTAAAAGCAGCCTTTCTTATTTTTGCTGTTTTGAGTTTGATCCTTGGTACTTTATTGCTGATAAGAGTGCTTAAAACAAATAGAAATCTCAGAAAATAATCTGAGGTTTTTTAATTTTCAATAATTTATTAGCCCTCACACGATCAAGATTTTCAAGGGGATAAAAATTTGGGAAAAAATTCACAAAAAGACTTGCATTTTTTTGTGAAAAGGGTTACAATAACAAGTGAAGAAAATCACAAGAGTATCTTTCTTCTTAAACTATTTACCAACTATTATTTTTAGGAGGAATTGTTGAATGGCAAAAGAAACAAAAACAGAAGCACTCACTGCTGAAGAAGCAGCTAAGCAGTATACGAATAGCTTAGTTGAAAAAGCGTTAAAGGCTGAAAAAATTTATGCAACTTATACACAAGAACAGGTAGATAAAATTGTTGCAGCTATGGCGCTTGCTGGTTCTGAGGCGTCCTTGCAGTTAGCTAAAGAAGCTCACGAAGAAACAGGCCGTGGGGTTGTCGAAGATAAAGATACTAAAAACCACTTTGCGACAGAATATGTATATGAACGCATAAAAAATGAAAAAACGGTTGGCATCATTGGTGAAGATAAAGTTGCTGGCAGTATCGAAATTGCAGCACCACTTGGTGTCTTGGCAGGTATCGTACCAACAACTAACCCAACATCAACGACTATGTTTAAAATCTTAGTCGCATTGAAAACACGCAATGCAATCGTCTTTGCTTTCCACCCAGCAGCTCAAAAATGTTCTGCTCATGCCGCCCAAATCTTGTATGACGCGGCGGTTAAAGCCGGCGCTCCTGAAAATATTGTTCAATGGATTGAAACACCATCCATCGCAAACACGGGAGCTTTGATTTCCAACAAAGGCATTGCTTCAATCCTTGCAACTGGCGGACCTGGCATGGTTAATGCAGCCCTTAAATCTGGTAATCCATCGATGGGTGTTGGTGCAGGTAATGGTGCTGTTTATGTGGATGCAACTGCTAATCTTGAACGTGCGGTTGAAGACCTTCTTCTTTCTAAGCGTTTTGACAATGGTATGATTTGTGCGACTGAAAATTCGGCAGT
This region of Streptococcus mutans genomic DNA includes:
- a CDS encoding MFS transporter — protein: MKAFMEKFSLLSLSLMLVSTFAVSPALPKMLSFYQTRGYSNAQVELLLSLSSFAILAVLLLNPWINLWLSERWSIILGLLLLSIGGILPVFLQFYPLVFLSRLLLGLGIGLINARAISMISERFSGKIRVQMLGLRGSAEVLGSAILTFLAGQWLNVSWSFAFLIYGFGFLILLCYLLFVPAAKEKRESSQKQMYSTASKNHFTFRQLLYIFGLALYAGFVILVNSANTLRIPLVVEKLHLATASQASFILSLMMLMGILAGTLFSFLLALFKDYLMPLVVFVLGLGMLILWQANHLWLLSLGALVTGFVYSLGVTLVFHLLSEHMHRKQLTTATTLILIGCNLGGGCASFVLQLFACINSDVKAAFLIFAVLSLILGTLLLIRVLKTNRNLRK
- a CDS encoding cyclic nucleotide-binding domain-containing protein, whose protein sequence is MAPKKEWIQKYQLEKIFPAHYFDKLQMISFSAGQAICQQGEELQALSYFVKGKIKIVRRLFNGKEHILNIQEKPTIIGDIELLTNQGIVSSVVALEKSWVVQLPLKSNKELLLKDPLFLLKLGQGLAYSLYQQNIKASTNLSYTVKERLASHILSIQKDGIFQLELGTLADSFGVSYRHLLRVIQEFIALGVIGKQKPYYYINNLKQLKRWQIKE